A genomic window from Halorubrum trapanicum includes:
- a CDS encoding TIGR04206 family protein produces MERPDGDSGPASEPPSRSVSRESADPTPVSGAVEWLLVVALLAAPMAVVPGGDDAPTLVSLWGFVTLGGDGSGLGGYPVWAYFLDQPRPFATLPPSIRAWPLALGFHLLATGSATSGVALGREDRRVTGGVLVLGAAATLWVAAGLGVRFGVGTTAGWLTVLPVSALATLAVAVAAYGGDLRRIVTH; encoded by the coding sequence ATGGAGCGACCGGACGGCGATTCGGGCCCGGCCTCGGAGCCGCCGTCGCGATCCGTCTCGCGGGAGAGCGCGGACCCGACGCCGGTCAGCGGCGCCGTCGAGTGGCTCCTCGTCGTCGCGCTGCTCGCGGCCCCGATGGCGGTCGTTCCGGGCGGTGACGACGCCCCGACGCTGGTGAGCCTCTGGGGGTTCGTGACGCTCGGCGGCGACGGGAGCGGGCTCGGCGGCTACCCCGTGTGGGCGTACTTCCTCGACCAGCCGCGACCGTTCGCGACGCTCCCGCCGTCGATCCGGGCCTGGCCGCTCGCGCTCGGCTTCCACCTGCTCGCGACCGGGAGCGCGACGAGCGGCGTCGCCCTCGGACGCGAGGACCGTCGGGTGACGGGCGGGGTCCTCGTGCTCGGCGCGGCCGCGACGCTGTGGGTCGCCGCGGGGCTGGGCGTGCGCTTCGGCGTCGGGACCACGGCGGGCTGGCTGACGGTGCTGCCGGTGAGCGCGCTCGCGACGCTCGCGGTCGCGGTCGCCGCGTACGGCGGCGACCTCCGGAGAATCGTGACGCATTGA
- a CDS encoding ZIP family metal transporter gives MTSFATMIGVTSAAGLVTALGALPVFLRARVTHRTYDAALGLAAGLMVAASVFGLVIPGLEEGTLAEVMTGVFVGGLVLLGGNYLIPHIHAQYREWLPDGGATGADAAAMGFPAADPVDAAGGSVHGDATADAPADGEVASDPAADDAAESADGMEAPLRKALLIGGAITLHNAPEGLAIGVAFASGLNEVALVLAVVIGLQNVPDGFAFAVPMAETGMSNARVLWYTALSGFAPQVVASAFGFWLVGLSTGLFPVASGFAAGAMLAVVFRELIPSSHGHGHADAATAAFLVGFVLLVVVDAVVTV, from the coding sequence ATGACGTCGTTCGCGACCATGATCGGCGTGACGAGCGCGGCCGGGCTCGTGACCGCGCTCGGCGCGCTCCCCGTCTTCCTCCGAGCGCGAGTGACGCACCGCACCTACGACGCCGCGCTCGGGCTCGCCGCCGGGCTGATGGTCGCGGCCAGCGTGTTCGGACTCGTGATTCCGGGGCTGGAGGAGGGGACGCTCGCGGAGGTGATGACGGGCGTCTTCGTCGGCGGCCTCGTCCTGCTCGGCGGGAACTACCTCATCCCGCACATCCACGCACAGTACCGGGAGTGGCTCCCGGACGGGGGCGCGACCGGCGCCGACGCGGCCGCGATGGGCTTCCCGGCCGCGGACCCGGTCGACGCCGCGGGCGGATCCGTCCACGGCGACGCCACCGCCGACGCGCCCGCGGACGGCGAGGTCGCTTCCGATCCCGCCGCGGATGACGCCGCCGAGAGCGCCGACGGGATGGAGGCCCCGCTGCGGAAGGCGCTGCTCATCGGCGGGGCGATCACCCTCCACAACGCGCCCGAGGGGCTGGCGATCGGCGTCGCGTTCGCCTCCGGGTTGAACGAGGTGGCGCTCGTGCTGGCGGTGGTGATCGGGCTGCAGAACGTCCCGGACGGGTTCGCGTTCGCGGTGCCGATGGCCGAGACCGGGATGTCGAACGCACGCGTCCTCTGGTACACCGCGCTCTCCGGGTTCGCGCCGCAGGTCGTCGCCTCCGCGTTCGGCTTCTGGCTCGTCGGACTCTCGACCGGGCTGTTCCCGGTCGCCTCCGGGTTCGCCGCGGGCGCGATGCTCGCGGTCGTGTTCCGGGAGCTGATCCCCTCCTCGCACGGCCACGGGCACGCCGACGCCGCGACCGCGGCGTTCCTCGTCGGGTTCGTCCTCCTCGTCGTCGTCGACGCCGTCGTGACGGTGTGA
- a CDS encoding helix-turn-helix domain-containing protein codes for MPIGIDAFDDEPEAALDVAPGTQPYRVLSFLAEYDDQAFTQTEIHEETGIKRGSVGAVLSRLDDRGLVRHRGRYWAIAEDERLASFAAQRAASSASTTDDYYGEDET; via the coding sequence ATGCCGATCGGTATCGACGCGTTCGACGACGAACCGGAGGCGGCGCTCGACGTCGCCCCCGGGACCCAACCGTATCGGGTCCTCTCCTTCCTCGCCGAGTACGACGACCAGGCGTTCACGCAGACCGAGATCCACGAGGAGACGGGAATCAAACGCGGGAGCGTCGGCGCCGTCCTATCGCGACTCGATGACCGCGGACTCGTCCGCCATCGGGGTCGGTACTGGGCGATCGCAGAGGACGAGCGGCTCGCGTCGTTCGCCGCGCAGCGCGCGGCGAGTTCCGCGTCGACGACGGACGACTACTACGGCGAGGACGAGACGTGA
- the aroC gene encoding chorismate synthase — MNGNRFGRLFQLTTYGESHGDAMGVTVSGVPAGVELDEEAIQAQLDRRKPGQSMITTSRGEPDEVVVNSGVQDGYTTGTPIGMVIQNKDARSGKYEPYVTAPRPSHGDYTYSAKFGTRNWGGGGRSSARETVNWVAAGAVAEQVLDASDHDVEIKAHVNRIGDVEADAVSFEQLLANSEENDVRCADPEAAAEMQELIEEYQEKGDSIGGSIYFECRGVPRGLGAPRFDGFPSRLGQALFAIPATTGVEFGLGKEAVDVTGSERNEDWTFDDGESFDHVESDEGDPVPEGNDHGGLQGGITTGEPIYGEATWHAPTSIPKKQRSADWETGEEKEIQVVGRHDPVLPPRAVPVVEAMLYCTVLDFMLLAGRINPDRVDGNPGEYDTDYHPSSPRNE; from the coding sequence ATGAACGGGAACCGGTTCGGCCGACTCTTCCAGCTGACGACCTACGGCGAGAGCCACGGCGACGCGATGGGCGTCACCGTCTCCGGCGTGCCCGCGGGCGTCGAGCTCGACGAGGAGGCCATCCAGGCGCAGCTCGACCGGCGCAAGCCGGGCCAGTCGATGATCACCACCTCACGGGGCGAGCCGGACGAGGTCGTCGTCAACTCCGGCGTTCAGGACGGCTACACGACCGGGACGCCGATCGGCATGGTGATCCAGAACAAGGACGCGCGCTCGGGGAAGTACGAGCCGTACGTCACGGCGCCGCGCCCCTCGCACGGCGACTACACCTACTCCGCGAAGTTCGGCACGCGCAACTGGGGCGGCGGCGGGCGCTCCTCCGCGCGCGAGACCGTCAACTGGGTCGCGGCGGGCGCGGTCGCCGAGCAGGTCCTCGACGCCTCCGATCACGACGTGGAGATTAAAGCCCACGTCAACCGCATCGGCGACGTCGAAGCCGACGCGGTGAGCTTCGAGCAGCTCCTCGCGAACAGCGAGGAGAACGACGTGCGCTGCGCCGACCCCGAGGCGGCCGCGGAGATGCAGGAGCTGATCGAGGAGTACCAAGAGAAGGGCGACTCCATCGGGGGCTCCATCTACTTCGAGTGTCGCGGCGTCCCGCGCGGGCTCGGCGCGCCGCGCTTCGACGGGTTCCCGAGCCGGCTCGGCCAGGCATTGTTCGCCATCCCGGCGACGACCGGCGTCGAGTTCGGTCTCGGGAAGGAGGCCGTCGACGTGACGGGAAGCGAGCGCAACGAGGACTGGACGTTCGACGACGGCGAGTCGTTCGACCACGTCGAGAGCGACGAGGGCGACCCGGTCCCGGAGGGGAACGACCACGGGGGGCTCCAGGGCGGGATCACCACGGGCGAGCCCATCTACGGCGAGGCGACGTGGCACGCGCCCACGTCGATCCCGAAGAAGCAGCGCTCGGCCGACTGGGAGACCGGCGAGGAGAAGGAGATCCAGGTCGTCGGCCGCCACGACCCGGTCCTCCCGCCGCGGGCCGTGCCCGTCGTCGAGGCGATGCTCTACTGTACGGTCCTCGACTTCATGCTGCTCGCCGGCCGGATCAACCCCGACCGCGTGGACGGGAACCCGGGCGAGTACGACACCGACTACCACCCGAGCAGCCCGCGGAACGAGTAG